The Xanthomonas indica genome has a segment encoding these proteins:
- the cpaB gene encoding Flp pilus assembly protein CpaB, with protein MQKPKLSKNVLFILIAVVMAGLAAFIAVSYIRTTVAERTQDNRPMVDVAVPVNDLPQGAILQGSDLALRTVPAEFAPADAVTPDNHTQFEGRMLRAPARGGAPLSASALVPLYDQFSRLIPKGKVAYTMSVDENNSISGMIAPGDLIDIFFVKDAATSSGGAGSAGGQGAGAQVFPLLQKIKVLAAGSRIGEASTPKEGEESNTSTGFSSVTLELDQYQAKQLAVASKVGAVRVLLREVQDTSPGAATGMSESQLLRSLGSGDPANTGSGSSRVEFIIGGKG; from the coding sequence ATGCAGAAACCCAAACTCAGCAAGAACGTCCTTTTCATCCTGATCGCGGTGGTCATGGCCGGCCTGGCCGCCTTCATCGCAGTCAGCTATATCCGTACCACCGTCGCCGAGCGCACCCAGGACAACCGGCCGATGGTCGACGTTGCCGTACCGGTGAACGATTTGCCGCAGGGGGCGATCCTGCAGGGCAGCGATCTGGCCCTGCGCACGGTCCCGGCCGAGTTCGCGCCCGCCGATGCGGTCACGCCCGACAACCACACCCAGTTCGAAGGCCGAATGTTGCGGGCGCCGGCACGTGGCGGTGCGCCGCTGAGCGCCAGCGCCCTGGTCCCGCTGTACGACCAGTTCTCGCGGCTGATTCCCAAGGGCAAGGTCGCCTACACGATGAGCGTGGACGAGAACAATTCGATCTCGGGCATGATCGCGCCGGGCGACCTGATCGACATCTTCTTCGTCAAGGACGCCGCCACCAGCAGTGGCGGTGCCGGCAGCGCTGGCGGCCAGGGAGCGGGTGCACAGGTGTTCCCGCTGCTGCAGAAGATCAAGGTGCTCGCGGCCGGCAGCCGGATCGGCGAGGCGTCGACGCCGAAGGAAGGTGAGGAGTCCAACACCTCCACCGGCTTCTCCAGCGTCACCCTTGAGCTGGACCAGTACCAGGCCAAGCAGCTGGCCGTTGCCTCCAAGGTGGGCGCGGTACGCGTGCTGCTGCGCGAAGTACAGGACACCTCGCCGGGTGCGGCGACGGGCATGAGCGAGAGTCAGTTGTTGCGATCGCTGGGATCGGGCGATCCGGCAAACACAGGCAGCGGAAGCAGCCGCGTTGAGTTCATCATTGGCGGAAAGGGTTAA
- a CDS encoding pilus assembly protein N-terminal domain-containing protein, with product MAQGRQVDQLKQTVESQIQELGNGGSSSAGGGVALAGDKKPSVAPLIQPSQSIYAGEAVVRRVSGALRRIAVGDGEVLSVFSVGKSELVMIGTKPGETNVHLWMADGSQRDVNVTVGGSKSEGAAETVRELLGNTPGVTVRAIGSNVVISGNDVDAATTAKIQALQKIYPQVLNFAGADPVGMRPMVQMDVSIMEFNKNAVEDLGIRWDSTIDGPIGGLIRDVTTNNYFRVLPQDNQTFQDIKDQLPTKLPGPQGYFGIATTIASKINLLMSRGKAWVLAQPKLSAKSGSNATFLVGGEVPIVVPSILGQTQIEYKEYGIRLNINPSVNSSNQVNTSIMAEVSRIDPSVSVQGVPGFLTRRVETELNVIAGQTIVISGLLDREASKAVDKLPLLGDIPILGKLFRSDGFRGNKTELVIFVTPRIVSPTSPENLQDLQRAQGIEKELQDEISPRQDKLIK from the coding sequence ATGGCGCAAGGGCGCCAAGTCGACCAGCTCAAGCAGACAGTGGAATCGCAGATCCAGGAACTGGGCAACGGCGGCTCTTCGTCAGCCGGTGGCGGCGTCGCTCTGGCCGGCGACAAGAAGCCGTCGGTCGCCCCGCTGATCCAGCCGTCGCAAAGCATCTATGCGGGCGAGGCCGTGGTGCGGCGGGTATCCGGGGCACTACGCCGCATCGCGGTCGGCGACGGCGAGGTCCTGAGCGTCTTCTCAGTCGGCAAGTCCGAGCTGGTCATGATCGGCACCAAGCCCGGTGAGACCAACGTCCACCTATGGATGGCCGATGGCAGCCAGCGCGACGTCAACGTGACGGTGGGTGGCAGCAAGTCCGAAGGTGCGGCCGAGACCGTGCGCGAACTGTTGGGCAATACGCCGGGCGTTACCGTGCGGGCCATCGGCTCCAATGTGGTGATCTCGGGCAACGACGTCGACGCGGCCACCACGGCAAAAATCCAGGCGTTGCAGAAGATCTATCCGCAGGTGTTGAACTTCGCCGGGGCCGACCCGGTGGGCATGCGGCCGATGGTGCAGATGGACGTGTCCATCATGGAGTTCAACAAGAACGCCGTGGAGGATCTGGGCATTCGCTGGGACAGCACCATCGATGGTCCGATCGGCGGCCTCATCCGCGACGTGACCACGAACAATTACTTCCGCGTACTGCCGCAGGACAACCAGACCTTCCAGGACATCAAGGACCAGCTGCCCACCAAGCTGCCCGGGCCGCAGGGCTACTTCGGCATCGCCACCACGATCGCCTCGAAGATCAACCTGCTGATGAGCCGCGGCAAGGCCTGGGTGCTGGCGCAACCCAAGCTGAGCGCCAAGAGCGGCAGCAACGCGACCTTCCTGGTCGGCGGCGAAGTGCCGATCGTGGTGCCGTCGATCCTTGGCCAGACCCAGATCGAGTACAAGGAGTACGGCATCCGCCTGAACATCAACCCGTCGGTCAACTCGTCCAATCAGGTGAATACCTCGATCATGGCCGAGGTCAGCCGGATCGATCCGTCGGTATCGGTGCAGGGCGTTCCCGGCTTCCTCACCCGGCGCGTCGAGACCGAGCTGAACGTCATTGCCGGCCAGACCATCGTCATCTCCGGCCTGCTCGATCGGGAGGCCTCCAAGGCCGTGGACAAGCTGCCGCTGCTGGGCGACATCCCGATCCTGGGCAAGCTGTTCCGCTCCGATGGCTTCCGCGGCAACAAGACCGAACTGGTGATCTTCGTGACCCCGCGCATCGTCAGCCCCACCTCGCCGGAGAACCTCCAGGACCTGCAGCGCGCCCAGGGGATCGAGAAGGAGCTGCAGGACGAAATCAGCCCCCGCCAAGACAAGTTGATCAAGTAA